The sequence GCTGATATTTTGTCACATAATTTTGTGCCTTTCTGGTAGTGCGCGTGGCTGAAAGGTCACGTATTTTTAAAGCACACGGAGTTCAGAAAGAAGCTGAACTTTTGTGTGTTATAAAAAAGTGCGTGTGTCTTTTAGCTGCTGTTTGTTTTCTTACATCTAAATCCATTTGAATGATTGtgattaaaataatatcaagTCATTCAACATATATCCAAAGCAGCTATCAGACTTCAATATTTTGCCAATCTAACCGCGTGATCATTGATcaactcaaataattttttgtaaaaaaaataaaggccGGCTAAATATTTTGAACGCGAGGTATTTAGATAAGCATTGGTTGACAGGAACTAGCCCATCCAATACAAACCTGATTTTACttttttgaaaatgaaattaGGAGCTCTTGAATATACAAGCCTACAAGCTAAGTGTTCTTGTTACTAAACATATATCAGATGCTCGTACTATACCGAGTTATCCGGGTTCGTGGTCGTGGTTATTAGAAGTCCGATGCGCTTGGTATCGTGGAGCTTAGAGGTGGTGCTCCGACACAGACCATGGTGATATAGGATATCTTTAAGGGATAATTGTATAATACATTATACGGGGAAAAATCATTAGTCAAATGACTCAAATATGTACCTTGTAAACTATTTATAGTTATTAAACAAATATTCATTAGTTTATTATCGAAAGTGAATTATTAATATCACGCATGCAtttcatttgaaatttaatCTCCGTGTTTGAAAGTATTTAGAAAGGTTTTTGATTAAGGCACAGGATGCACCAAGGTTTGTGCTCCCTAAGCGTCCGTTCGTCAAGTTTCAGAGCTTGGGTGCACACCTTTACAGAGCCAAAAAAACACACTAAAAACAGTGGCATCCAAAATTCACAGGATTTTCTTTTGATGTCGCGTTATAAAAGAAAGGGTGAAAAATTTAGAAAGCTAAAAGTATATATGTCCTAAAAGCatgaaattcataatttatttcaCTCAAGACATGCATTATTGAGAAGATATAAGCCAAGGCAGAAAGACTTTAGTATTTACTCAGCTCATACGCCATTCAGGAAATTTACATTACGTAGTATTTATTGACAGATGCCCGAGTTTTTAAACTCGAACCGTGTCAGCATCATACAAAATTTGATACAAATTGAAATCCCAGAGCACGATGCTTTGGAAAGGCATCTCAAGATAAGCTGGAGGACACCATCAACACACGGATCAACATCTACCACAGAGGCACAAGATGTCCCGTATGATCCCAGCTCGAATAAGCACTCAAGAAGATGAAAGTTGGAAACTTCAGTTTCTTCTACTGTAATGCTGACAAAAACTCCTATAAGGCAAACAAGCTCTATGTTTCTCATTATCTTTCAGAGCAACACTTATTCACCGGAAATTTCAGTAATAGCACATTTTTTCATCGAGGCGgatgaaaattcaaaataagtGGGCTTTGGTGTCGAGGGGCAGCCTATTGTCTGAATCATCTGCTCCACTCCTAACACTTGAAATTTATGGGGTCCATTTAGAGCAATATTGTGAACTCTGTGCTCATAAATCTTCCCATTTTTGTCGAGCTTGTACTCTGAGGTCCCATCAAACCGGCTACGGCTCTCCCATGGAATTCGTGGGATGCCATGAACAATCCAACGAACCATTATCATGTTCTCCGATGGCTGCCAGACACTTACAATGTCAACCCACAAGGTTTTGAAAAGGATACCTCCATAAAATCTCAACGACCAGAAGATTGACTTGTAGTTTTCTATACCACCAAAAGTGTTGTATGGATCTTTGAACACAATATCATCCCTATGCAATGAAGGAGAAGAATGAAGAATTAGAGAAGTTTAATCTTGTCCTTTCTCATTCACAGTGAGAGTAACAAGTCTCATGAAATTATATAGCAGAATTAAATCATAGCTGAGAAAAACACATCCATATTTCCGATCCTAAGCCCTTTAAT comes from Primulina huaijiensis isolate GDHJ02 chromosome 17, ASM1229523v2, whole genome shotgun sequence and encodes:
- the LOC140963379 gene encoding uncharacterized protein, which translates into the protein MALLIPYPEILSSLGIRRENQSSIAQSIKGRNSRIRVFSSVRDLEKGSAQTLDLRGNYVDSVGWLHGIFSSQIKQSETAPFPSRKSEDEEEERRNYYVNMGYAIRTLREEFPELFHKELSFDIYRDDIVFKDPYNTFGGIENYKSIFWSLRFYGGILFKTLWVDIVSVWQPSENMIMVRWIVHGIPRIPWESRSRFDGTSEYKLDKNGKIYEHRVHNIALNGPHKFQVLGVEQMIQTIGCPSTPKPTYFEFSSASMKKCAITEISGE